From [Clostridium] symbiosum, a single genomic window includes:
- a CDS encoding DNA polymerase IV: MEQVVFHVDVNSAFLSWEAVYRLKHLGGTRDLREGICAVGGDSSKRRGIILAKSMKAKQFGVRTGESIMEARKKCPQLELVPAHYNLYQESSKAFMDMLREYSPNVEPYSIDEAFMDMTGMEKLFGPPEEAANRIRERIKSELGFTVNIGVSSNKLLAKMASDFKKPNLVHTLFQDEIAEKMWPLPVRELFFVGRATEQKLSAMGIHTIGELANTELSIVTSHLKKHGEVIWNFANGEAPDLVEPEAPDNKGYGNSTTISFDVTDAQIAKMVLLSLAETVGTRLRSHGVKAEVVSVSIKNNLLQSQGHQMVLAAPTNITAELYQAACRLFEELWDGAPIRHLGIHTTRIKEESARQMSIFDTTDYEKLEKLDRAVDAIRGKFGTDAVKRASFLPPDINGKEEKDNGKVSAQGAKTALVPEERNPGDGSAKEQDKTNKTNKTAGKAETRKRAGRIDHMSGGISREKLTVDYSRIKID, encoded by the coding sequence ATGGAACAGGTTGTATTTCATGTGGATGTGAACAGCGCATTTCTTTCCTGGGAAGCTGTTTACCGGCTGAAGCACCTGGGAGGGACCAGGGATTTAAGGGAAGGAATCTGCGCTGTGGGCGGCGACAGCAGCAAGCGCCGCGGCATTATACTGGCAAAGTCCATGAAGGCGAAGCAATTTGGCGTCCGGACGGGGGAATCCATCATGGAAGCGCGAAAGAAATGCCCCCAGCTGGAACTGGTGCCGGCCCATTACAATCTTTATCAGGAATCATCGAAGGCTTTTATGGATATGTTGAGAGAATATTCCCCTAACGTGGAGCCGTACAGTATTGATGAGGCGTTTATGGATATGACCGGGATGGAGAAGCTGTTCGGGCCGCCGGAAGAAGCGGCCAACCGCATCCGGGAGAGGATTAAGTCGGAGCTTGGATTTACCGTCAATATCGGAGTATCCTCCAATAAACTGCTGGCAAAGATGGCCTCGGATTTTAAGAAACCCAATCTGGTGCATACGCTTTTTCAGGATGAGATTGCGGAGAAGATGTGGCCCCTGCCCGTGAGGGAACTGTTTTTTGTCGGCCGGGCAACCGAGCAGAAGCTTTCGGCCATGGGAATCCACACGATCGGGGAGCTGGCGAATACGGAACTGTCCATCGTGACCAGTCATTTGAAAAAGCATGGCGAGGTGATTTGGAATTTTGCCAATGGGGAGGCTCCCGATCTGGTGGAGCCGGAAGCGCCTGACAATAAGGGATACGGCAACAGCACGACGATTTCCTTTGATGTGACGGATGCGCAGATTGCGAAGATGGTGCTGCTGTCTCTGGCGGAGACGGTCGGGACGCGGCTCAGGAGCCATGGAGTTAAGGCGGAGGTGGTCTCGGTATCAATTAAGAACAACCTTCTGCAGTCGCAGGGGCACCAGATGGTGCTGGCGGCGCCGACCAATATTACGGCGGAGCTCTATCAGGCGGCCTGCCGTCTTTTTGAGGAGCTGTGGGATGGGGCGCCAATCCGCCATCTTGGGATACATACGACCAGAATTAAGGAAGAGAGCGCCCGCCAGATGAGCATTTTCGATACGACGGACTACGAAAAATTGGAGAAGTTGGACAGGGCAGTGGATGCCATCCGCGGTAAATTCGGCACGGATGCCGTCAAAAGGGCCTCATTCCTGCCTCCTGATATCAATGGTAAGGAAGAGAAGGACAACGGGAAAGTGAGCGCGCAGGGAGCAAAAACCGCATTGGTTCCGGAAGAAAGAAATCCGGGAGACGGTTCTGCCAAAGAGCAGGATAAGACAAACAAAACGAATAAAACGGCGGGGAAAGCGGAAACTAGGAAGAGAGCAGGAAGAATAGACCATATGTCGGGCGGAATTTCCAGGGAGAAGCTGACCGTGGATTACAGCAGAATCAAGATAGATTAG
- a CDS encoding polysaccharide deacetylase family protein: MKNKIWTAAAFVLGASMTLLASVPTLAGNWVYGEEVWKYENNDGSHLASQWFQDEDGCWYYLDSQGNMVTDGVTPDGYTVGKDGAWIQKVPQMERYEHIAPDESCNHYAGKQSEPIFQVDTEKPLVALSFDSGSVFDYTDQLLEILKRYNVRTTFFLTKDWMDDHGDSVKKIYEAGHEIGNHSVSHPDMTGMTPGQITAQIQAAHEKIKELTGREAFLFRAPYGAYNSKVIDTVKNNGYYCIQWTIDSLDWKNLGIQPLLDRVLNSGKLKNGAIILMHNGAEYTPQALETIIKEIQARGYTIVPVSELIYTRDYKLDVYGIQHSTKAQETE; encoded by the coding sequence ATGAAAAATAAGATTTGGACGGCGGCAGCGTTCGTTTTGGGAGCGTCGATGACTCTGCTGGCGTCGGTTCCCACCCTGGCGGGCAACTGGGTATATGGGGAGGAAGTCTGGAAGTATGAAAACAATGACGGAAGCCATCTGGCCTCGCAGTGGTTTCAGGATGAAGATGGATGCTGGTATTATCTGGATAGCCAGGGAAACATGGTGACGGACGGCGTCACGCCCGACGGCTACACTGTTGGCAAGGACGGGGCGTGGATTCAGAAGGTTCCGCAGATGGAACGGTATGAACATATCGCCCCGGATGAATCCTGCAATCATTATGCCGGAAAACAAAGCGAGCCGATTTTCCAGGTAGATACGGAAAAACCGCTGGTAGCGCTGTCATTTGACTCCGGTTCCGTATTTGACTATACGGATCAGCTTCTGGAAATCCTGAAACGGTATAATGTGCGCACGACCTTTTTCTTGACGAAGGACTGGATGGATGACCACGGTGACAGTGTTAAAAAGATTTATGAGGCCGGCCATGAGATCGGCAATCACAGCGTCAGCCACCCGGATATGACGGGCATGACGCCGGGACAGATTACCGCCCAGATACAGGCGGCCCATGAGAAGATAAAGGAATTGACGGGGCGGGAGGCCTTTCTATTCAGGGCCCCCTACGGAGCCTATAATTCAAAAGTGATTGACACGGTCAAAAATAACGGGTATTACTGTATTCAGTGGACGATTGATTCTTTAGATTGGAAGAATCTGGGAATCCAGCCGCTTCTGGACCGCGTATTGAACAGCGGAAAGCTGAAAAACGGGGCAATCATCCTGATGCATAACGGGGCGGAATATACGCCTCAGGCACTGGAGACAATTATTAAAGAAATACAGGCCAGGGGATATACAATTGTACCCGTCTCGGAGCTGATTTACACCAGGGATTACAAATTGGATGTCTATGGAATCCAGCATTCCACGAAAGCGCAGGAGACTGAATAA
- a CDS encoding polysaccharide deacetylase family protein, protein MKFIKQRKREPSERHSGHHLPMAENALFWMLLVLLSIGCITSLYEKSIHKGDASSVSSQSVFKYVKAAGRNYQIKERRLPIYCVKTDKPQVALTFDAAWGNEDTRRLMDILGAHNIKVTFFMTGGWVEKYPEDVRYIAQQGHELGNHSENHKNMSRLDKAEIKSELQTVHDKVKKLTGKDMTLFRPPYGDYNNNVIEVADSLGYYPIQWDVDSLDWKDYGADSIVNKVLDDPHLGNGSIILMHNGAKYTPDALEAVITGLQQKGFEIVPVSSLIWKENFHLDQEGRQFTD, encoded by the coding sequence ATGAAATTTATTAAACAAAGAAAGAGGGAACCGTCGGAGAGGCATTCCGGCCATCATCTGCCTATGGCGGAGAATGCATTGTTCTGGATGCTGTTGGTGCTTTTGTCAATTGGCTGTATCACATCTCTGTATGAGAAATCCATACATAAGGGGGATGCGTCCAGCGTCTCATCACAGAGCGTGTTTAAATATGTCAAAGCCGCAGGCAGGAATTATCAGATCAAGGAAAGAAGGCTTCCCATTTACTGCGTGAAGACGGATAAACCACAGGTAGCGCTGACGTTTGACGCGGCATGGGGAAATGAGGATACACGCCGGCTGATGGATATCCTGGGGGCCCACAATATCAAGGTTACTTTTTTTATGACGGGCGGATGGGTGGAAAAATATCCGGAGGATGTCCGCTACATTGCGCAGCAGGGGCATGAGCTTGGAAACCACAGCGAAAATCACAAGAATATGAGCCGGCTCGACAAGGCAGAGATAAAGTCGGAACTGCAGACGGTGCATGACAAAGTGAAGAAATTGACGGGAAAGGACATGACGTTGTTCCGTCCGCCCTATGGTGACTATAATAATAATGTAATAGAAGTTGCGGATTCCTTAGGATATTACCCGATTCAATGGGATGTTGACAGTCTGGACTGGAAGGACTACGGCGCCGATTCAATTGTGAATAAAGTTCTGGATGATCCGCATCTAGGTAATGGAAGTATTATTCTGATGCATAATGGGGCGAAGTATACCCCGGATGCCCTGGAAGCGGTCATAACGGGGCTACAGCAAAAAGGATTTGAAATTGTTCCGGTTTCTTCTCTTATATGGAAGGAAAATTTTCATCTCGATCAGGAAGGACGTCAGTTTACCGATTAA
- a CDS encoding agmatinase family protein, translated as MQNKPVIYQPGVVPQEIYSGVPSFMGLPVAKTAEDVKQFDFAVMGVPWEGGCTYGGYSSCVVAPKTFRAVSTRYTGYLPDYDIDTFDYLTACDYGDTVVQNGNYDLTFAKMREKFGEIIDAGAIPITFGGDHSISYPMISELAKRHKKRVGVIHFDAHLDTMPSFGDDLYSRCSPFNRLYQDENFDSTKIVHIGIRGPRNHPQERREAEKYGATVIPAMEIKKNGYEASIKKALEIVSKDTDVIYVTICSDVLDASANPQGPVDPCGVTSFELAMMVNECGRAGANAFDFVEIYPETCGAQTSAHTGVWMALYFMNGLAARKAELK; from the coding sequence ATGCAGAATAAGCCAGTTATCTATCAGCCGGGCGTAGTGCCACAGGAAATTTACAGCGGGGTACCATCTTTTATGGGACTTCCGGTAGCAAAGACAGCGGAAGATGTAAAACAGTTTGATTTCGCCGTTATGGGGGTTCCGTGGGAAGGTGGTTGTACATATGGCGGATACTCTTCCTGCGTTGTAGCGCCAAAAACATTCCGTGCCGTTTCGACACGCTATACAGGATATCTTCCTGATTATGATATAGATACATTTGATTATCTGACCGCCTGTGATTACGGCGACACCGTTGTCCAGAACGGAAACTATGACCTGACATTTGCAAAAATGCGTGAGAAATTCGGCGAGATTATTGATGCGGGAGCCATTCCGATTACATTTGGCGGCGATCACTCCATCTCCTACCCAATGATCAGTGAGCTGGCAAAACGCCATAAAAAGAGAGTCGGCGTTATCCATTTTGACGCGCATCTCGATACAATGCCGTCCTTTGGTGACGATCTTTATTCCAGATGCTCTCCTTTCAACCGCCTGTATCAGGATGAGAACTTTGATTCCACCAAGATTGTGCATATCGGAATCAGAGGACCGAGAAATCATCCTCAGGAGAGAAGGGAAGCCGAGAAATACGGTGCAACCGTCATTCCCGCTATGGAAATCAAAAAGAACGGATACGAGGCTTCCATCAAGAAAGCCCTGGAAATTGTGTCTAAAGATACGGACGTAATCTATGTAACCATCTGCTCCGACGTACTGGATGCTTCCGCAAACCCACAGGGACCGGTTGATCCATGCGGCGTTACCTCCTTTGAACTGGCTATGATGGTTAACGAATGCGGCAGGGCCGGAGCCAACGCATTTGACTTTGTAGAGATTTACCCGGAAACCTGCGGCGCGCAGACATCTGCCCACACAGGAGTATGGATGGCGCTCTATTTCATGAATGGTCTGGCCGCCAGAAAAGCAGAATTAAAATAA
- a CDS encoding IclR family transcriptional regulator, whose protein sequence is MEKEVRLIQSIQRAFDIINCFSDQTPKLTLPKISEMLSLNINTTRGIVNTLVANGYLEHDGEANIYSLGPVFIPKADLVSSNDMDRVKKLARPYLEQISNAFQVSARLQVVSNYNIFTIENINPENAHYILLTRLNTTFALNATASGKLLLYYMGERQRERYFRTLDKHMYTKNTLVTREDLQKELDKIEEWGYATEFEEIGLGISSIAIPVMKKNGALYGTISIVASSSIVMPIIQDVIIPMRECAAFVTENLLL, encoded by the coding sequence ATGGAAAAAGAAGTGCGTCTGATCCAGTCTATCCAGAGGGCATTTGATATTATCAACTGTTTCAGTGATCAGACACCGAAGTTGACTTTACCGAAAATCAGTGAGATGCTGTCCCTGAATATCAATACGACCAGGGGAATTGTCAATACGCTGGTGGCTAACGGTTATCTGGAGCATGATGGAGAAGCAAATATTTATTCGTTGGGGCCTGTATTTATTCCCAAGGCGGATTTGGTGAGTTCCAATGATATGGATCGCGTCAAGAAACTGGCCAGGCCGTATCTGGAGCAGATTTCCAATGCGTTTCAGGTATCGGCCCGTCTTCAGGTGGTCTCTAATTACAACATTTTTACGATTGAAAACATCAATCCGGAAAACGCACATTACATTCTTCTCACGCGTTTAAACACGACCTTTGCGTTGAATGCCACCGCATCCGGAAAGCTGCTTCTGTATTATATGGGGGAGCGCCAGAGGGAACGGTATTTCAGGACGCTGGACAAACACATGTATACAAAGAACACTCTTGTAACCAGGGAAGATTTGCAAAAAGAGCTGGATAAGATTGAAGAATGGGGATATGCCACAGAATTTGAAGAGATAGGGCTTGGAATCAGCAGTATTGCCATTCCGGTCATGAAGAAGAACGGGGCGCTCTACGGGACGATCAGTATCGTGGCATCCAGTTCCATTGTGATGCCGATTATCCAGGATGTTATCATTCCAATGAGAGAATGCGCGGCATTCGTGACAGAGAATCTTTTGCTTTAA
- the glsA gene encoding glutaminase A: MEELLERLLEECRSYTRLGELADYIPELAKADKEDFGVYLVSSDGKEFSAGDYNKRFTIQSIVKPLLLLLALMDNGTEYVRQYIGVEATGKPFNAIDYSEQLILKEHINPMVNIGAIEMCSMIHGESYEERFERLLAFTRRIAGNPEIDVDQAVYLSEKKTGNKNRALAYLLKSSGIIDDDVEELLDIYFRACSIRVTCKDLANIGFVLANHGRGKKPEDVLFSGHHARFVNAILTTCGMYDGSGDFAIKVGLPAKSGVGGGIMAVSPTRMGIGIYSPGLDKKGNSLAGIKMLEKLSEILYLSIF, encoded by the coding sequence ATGGAAGAATTGTTGGAGCGTCTCCTGGAAGAATGCCGTTCCTATACCCGTCTCGGTGAACTGGCGGATTATATCCCGGAACTGGCAAAAGCGGATAAAGAAGACTTTGGCGTCTATCTGGTAAGCAGTGACGGCAAAGAATTTTCTGCCGGTGATTATAACAAGCGATTTACCATCCAGAGCATTGTCAAACCTCTCCTGCTTCTACTGGCACTCATGGATAATGGAACCGAGTATGTCAGACAATACATAGGTGTGGAAGCCACCGGGAAACCTTTTAATGCCATAGATTATTCAGAGCAGCTGATCCTGAAAGAACATATCAATCCCATGGTCAATATCGGGGCTATTGAGATGTGTTCCATGATTCACGGGGAAAGCTACGAAGAGCGGTTCGAACGCCTTCTGGCCTTTACGAGGAGGATAGCCGGGAATCCGGAAATTGATGTGGATCAGGCCGTATATCTTTCAGAAAAGAAAACGGGAAATAAAAACCGTGCTTTGGCCTATCTGTTGAAAAGTTCCGGCATCATTGACGATGATGTTGAAGAGCTCCTTGATATTTATTTCCGCGCCTGTTCTATCCGCGTTACCTGCAAGGATTTGGCAAATATCGGTTTTGTTCTGGCCAACCACGGACGAGGCAAAAAGCCGGAGGATGTTCTGTTTTCTGGACATCATGCCCGCTTTGTCAATGCCATCCTCACTACCTGCGGTATGTATGACGGTTCCGGTGATTTCGCGATTAAGGTAGGCCTGCCTGCCAAAAGCGGAGTGGGCGGCGGCATCATGGCCGTATCTCCCACGCGTATGGGAATCGGCATTTACTCACCCGGCCTTGATAAAAAGGGGAATAGCCTGGCCGGCATCAAAATGCTTGAAAAGTTAAGTGAAATCCTGTACCTCAGTATATTTTAA
- a CDS encoding Nramp family divalent metal transporter: METKKTYTFKEKCKALGPGILVVGSFIGPGTITSATKAGATYGYSLLWTVIFSVIAVIVMQEMAARLGIVTQNGLAEELVKELSDRPPLKWAMVALVAAAIGLGGVAYMGGDLTGTAIGISSLTGIPSHIVAPLWGVGVLILTSTGDAVKSLEKLLSVCVSVMAIVFIITMIIVKPDLGELIKGAVPNVPQNAIMTCVAMIGTTVVPYNMFIHATSARKTWHDPEELPLARFDVTVSMIIGGLITGAVLITAGTVMRGMSVSSAADMAYQLEPLLGSFAKPFLSIGLIAAGVSSAVVTPLGVSYVFAGLFHWGMDKKDKRFFATNIIVVVIGIIVSATGYNPISIIMMAQAVNGIFLPIIVIALVFITSRARAMGQYKNSMVRNLLGGCVAIISLIIGVSSVMSLF, translated from the coding sequence ATGGAAACAAAAAAAACTTATACTTTTAAAGAGAAATGTAAAGCTTTAGGCCCTGGAATCCTGGTTGTGGGATCCTTCATCGGCCCAGGTACCATCACCAGCGCAACGAAAGCAGGTGCAACTTACGGATACTCCCTTCTCTGGACCGTTATATTCTCTGTCATTGCAGTTATTGTAATGCAGGAAATGGCCGCCCGTCTGGGAATCGTTACCCAGAACGGACTCGCAGAAGAGTTAGTCAAAGAACTGTCGGATCGCCCGCCTCTGAAATGGGCTATGGTTGCCCTTGTTGCTGCCGCCATCGGACTCGGCGGCGTTGCCTATATGGGCGGTGACCTTACAGGAACTGCAATCGGTATTTCTTCCCTGACCGGAATTCCCTCCCATATTGTTGCACCTCTTTGGGGTGTCGGTGTCCTGATTCTCACCAGCACCGGAGATGCTGTTAAATCCCTTGAAAAACTGTTAAGCGTCTGTGTCAGTGTTATGGCAATCGTATTTATCATTACCATGATCATTGTAAAGCCGGATCTTGGTGAGCTGATAAAAGGCGCTGTTCCGAACGTTCCTCAGAATGCGATTATGACCTGCGTGGCCATGATTGGTACTACTGTTGTACCCTATAATATGTTTATCCATGCTACAAGTGCAAGAAAAACATGGCATGACCCGGAAGAACTTCCGCTTGCCCGCTTTGACGTCACGGTTTCCATGATTATCGGCGGACTTATCACTGGCGCCGTATTAATTACAGCCGGTACCGTTATGCGCGGTATGAGCGTTTCATCGGCAGCTGATATGGCCTACCAGCTGGAACCACTCTTAGGAAGTTTTGCAAAACCTTTCCTCAGCATCGGATTAATCGCTGCCGGAGTTTCCTCTGCAGTTGTTACGCCACTGGGCGTATCTTACGTATTTGCCGGGCTGTTCCACTGGGGAATGGATAAGAAAGATAAACGTTTCTTTGCAACCAACATCATCGTTGTCGTAATCGGTATCATCGTATCCGCTACCGGCTACAACCCGATTTCAATCATCATGATGGCCCAGGCCGTTAACGGAATTTTCCTTCCGATTATCGTTATTGCCCTGGTATTTATCACAAGCCGAGCCCGAGCAATGGGACAGTACAAAAACAGCATGGTGCGCAACCTGCTCGGAGGATGTGTGGCAATCATCTCCCTGATTATCGGTGTCAGCAGCGTTATGTCCCTGTTCTAA
- a CDS encoding GNAT family N-acetyltransferase — protein MDFTYSPNRISLQGEGEQMLAEVTFPAIDENTVDINHTFVDPSLRGQNVADSLMGAAAAHLLAEDKKAVLTCSYAVKWFGKHPEYASILK, from the coding sequence ATGGATTTTACTTACAGTCCCAACCGAATCTCCCTGCAGGGTGAAGGTGAGCAGATGCTCGCCGAGGTAACTTTCCCGGCTATTGATGAAAATACCGTGGATATTAACCATACCTTTGTTGATCCGTCCCTCAGGGGACAAAACGTGGCGGACAGCCTGATGGGCGCTGCGGCGGCACACCTGCTTGCCGAGGACAAGAAAGCCGTGCTGACCTGTTCCTATGCCGTAAAATGGTTCGGAAAACATCCGGAATACGCCAGCATCCTGAAATAG
- a CDS encoding protease complex subunit PrcB family protein, protein MGKILSGKRYGIILAAALFLSAALMAGCGGEKEEEKVRDLEFTVVGQNEIPQELQEIIEQKKKEPFRLTYSGGQDLYIAAGYGEQKSGGYSIAVPELYLTENSITIRTELKGPEKQEQTGPEASFPFIVVKMPFMEEPVVFK, encoded by the coding sequence ATGGGAAAAATTCTGAGTGGTAAGCGGTATGGCATCATTTTGGCCGCAGCGCTCTTTCTGTCAGCCGCTCTGATGGCCGGATGCGGCGGTGAGAAGGAAGAGGAGAAAGTCCGTGATCTGGAATTCACGGTAGTTGGTCAAAACGAGATACCGCAGGAGCTTCAGGAGATAATCGAGCAGAAGAAAAAGGAACCTTTCAGACTGACATATTCGGGTGGGCAGGATCTGTACATAGCAGCCGGATATGGTGAGCAGAAGTCGGGAGGATACAGTATTGCCGTTCCGGAGCTGTATCTGACGGAAAATTCCATCACAATCAGGACTGAACTGAAAGGACCGGAAAAGCAGGAGCAGACAGGTCCGGAGGCATCCTTCCCATTTATTGTGGTGAAGATGCCGTTTATGGAAGAACCGGTGGTGTTCAAGTAG
- the spoIIID gene encoding sporulation transcriptional regulator SpoIIID codes for MKEYIEERAVAIANYIIDYNATVRQTARKFGISKSTVHKDVTDRLEHINPSLAAQARVVLDINKAERHIRGGMATKEKYQHQLQACSRK; via the coding sequence TTGAAAGAATATATTGAAGAGCGGGCGGTAGCTATAGCGAATTACATCATCGATTACAATGCAACAGTGCGTCAGACGGCAAGAAAATTTGGGATTTCGAAGTCAACGGTACATAAGGATGTTACTGATCGCCTGGAGCATATCAATCCCTCTCTGGCAGCTCAGGCCAGGGTAGTTCTGGATATCAATAAGGCCGAACGCCACATCAGAGGGGGCATGGCTACTAAGGAAAAATATCAGCATCAGCTTCAGGCATGCAGCAGAAAATAG
- a CDS encoding amidohydrolase: MEFADKLLKSRAVYDCRGSRPFAGSVAVKGNRILAVAHGDEIPDCVGENTQITDYGEQMIMPGFVDAHVHYFMGGMFGSKHVCTEITNSKSEAECIAMIKKFADENPDEIRIIGLGWFPSYWGNAPLPDKRSIDAVIPDRPVYLLSADIHTIWCNTKALEEAGIYADMPIKSGEIGTFENGELSGLLFEPEAYQPAMDKVMELPKEQMKEVHRDFLKEIASCGITTISEMTANDYTDKTLRNFRIIKELEEEGALTARLHLYTKLAGYTDFSKALEYKKEFCSPKLRMQGIKGFIDGVASTYTALTLEPYSDKPDCCGIGVPLVPKDEMQLSVNAANAAGFQVRIHCISDGAVRMALDLYEGSIRANGKLHLKNAVEHIENINPDDIGRFKELDVIPSMQPMHLLLDADEQILRMGEERVKYEWAFRSILDAGGKLAFGTDYPVVGFDPFPTIYAAVTRKNLDGSPASHNPWECLTLEETLKAYTIDAANTYDREDELGTLEPGKYADIIVIDRNLFELEPDDILKCSVVMTMMDGRVVFEK; the protein is encoded by the coding sequence ATGGAATTTGCAGATAAATTATTAAAGAGCAGGGCAGTTTATGACTGCAGAGGAAGCAGACCTTTTGCGGGTTCTGTTGCAGTTAAAGGAAACAGAATTCTTGCGGTGGCCCATGGTGATGAGATTCCCGACTGTGTGGGGGAAAATACACAGATTACCGATTACGGGGAGCAGATGATAATGCCCGGTTTTGTAGATGCACATGTCCACTATTTTATGGGAGGAATGTTCGGCAGTAAACATGTCTGCACGGAAATTACCAATTCCAAATCAGAGGCTGAATGCATTGCAATGATCAAAAAGTTTGCGGATGAAAATCCTGATGAGATAAGAATTATCGGTCTCGGGTGGTTTCCATCCTATTGGGGTAATGCACCGCTTCCGGACAAGCGTTCCATTGATGCGGTCATTCCGGATCGGCCGGTATATCTTCTCAGCGCGGATATCCATACAATCTGGTGCAATACGAAGGCGCTTGAAGAGGCAGGAATCTACGCCGACATGCCGATCAAGAGCGGTGAGATAGGCACCTTTGAAAATGGGGAACTGAGCGGCCTTTTATTCGAACCTGAGGCATATCAGCCTGCGATGGATAAGGTGATGGAGCTGCCAAAAGAGCAGATGAAAGAGGTACACAGAGACTTCCTGAAAGAAATTGCTTCCTGTGGAATTACGACAATCAGTGAAATGACAGCAAATGATTATACGGATAAGACACTCCGGAATTTCCGTATCATAAAGGAGCTGGAGGAAGAAGGGGCGTTGACGGCCAGGCTCCATCTGTATACAAAACTTGCCGGTTATACCGATTTTAGTAAGGCGCTGGAATATAAGAAGGAGTTCTGCTCGCCCAAACTCAGAATGCAGGGAATTAAGGGATTTATTGATGGAGTGGCCTCAACGTATACGGCTCTGACGCTTGAACCGTACAGTGATAAACCGGACTGCTGTGGTATTGGAGTTCCGCTGGTTCCTAAGGATGAAATGCAGTTATCGGTCAATGCGGCAAATGCAGCCGGATTTCAGGTGAGAATCCATTGTATCTCAGACGGAGCGGTAAGAATGGCACTCGATTTATATGAGGGCTCTATCAGGGCGAATGGCAAACTTCATCTGAAAAATGCGGTGGAACACATAGAAAATATTAATCCGGATGATATAGGAAGATTTAAAGAACTGGATGTAATTCCCTCCATGCAGCCGATGCATCTTTTACTGGACGCGGATGAGCAGATCCTGAGAATGGGAGAGGAGCGCGTGAAATATGAATGGGCGTTCAGAAGTATTCTGGATGCAGGCGGAAAACTTGCATTCGGCACGGACTATCCGGTTGTCGGCTTTGACCCATTCCCGACGATTTATGCGGCGGTGACGAGAAAGAACCTGGATGGCAGTCCGGCCAGCCACAATCCATGGGAATGTCTGACCCTGGAGGAAACCCTGAAGGCATATACCATCGATGCGGCCAACACATACGACCGTGAGGATGAACTGGGGACACTGGAACCGGGAAAATATGCCGATATTATTGTAATAGACAGGAACCTGTTTGAGTTAGAGCCGGATGATATTCTGAAATGCTCTGTTGTAATGACCATGATGGATGGCAGGGTTGTATTTGAAAAATAG